The proteins below come from a single Xyrauchen texanus isolate HMW12.3.18 chromosome 3, RBS_HiC_50CHRs, whole genome shotgun sequence genomic window:
- the LOC127621926 gene encoding claudin-15-like, giving the protein MKNTLQIIALVLGFLGCMCTLLSLHNHYWKMSSTDGSVITTANIFENLWMSCADDSSGVYNCWDFKSMFALPGYIQACRALMITSIVMGSFGLVATLVGMQCSKIGGENYIMKDRITGIGGVFFILQGLCTMIAVSWYASKITQEFFDPLYPGTKYEIGDGLYIGWSSATLALCGGSCLLCACRLHGPEEIKSDLQNFRTYSYQPQSRSADQTALATSHATSSQYGLNAYV; this is encoded by the exons ATGAAAAACACACTGCAAATTATTGCACTCGTCTTAGGTTTTTTGGGGTGCATGTGTACTTTATTATCATTGCATAATCACTACTGGAAAATGTCATCGACAGATGGTAGCGTCATCACTACCGCCAACATCTTTGAAAACCTCTGGATGTCCTGTGCAGATGACTCCTCTGGTGTTTACAATTGTTGGGATTTTAAGTCCATGTTCGCTCTACCAG GTTATATCCAAGCATGCCGTGCACTAATGATCACGTCTATTGTGATGGGCTCTTTCGGACTGGTGGCGACTCTTGTGGGTATGCAGTGTTCCAAAATAGGAGGGGAGAATTACATCATGAAGGATCGGATCACAGGAATCGGAGGGGTCTTCTTCATACTGCAAG GTCTGTGCACCATGATTGCAGTGTCTTGGTATGCTTCCAAAATCACTCAGGAATTCTTTGACCCACTTTATCCTGGAACAAA GTATGAAATCGGAGATGGCCTGTACATTGGTTGGAGTTCAGCCACACTGGCTTTATGTGGCGGCAGCTGCTTACTGTGTGCCTGTAGACTGCATGGcccagaagaaataaa ATCAGATCTTCAGAACTTCAGGACGTACTCCTACCAGCCTCAATCCAGGAGTGCAGATCAAACTGCCCTTGCAACATCCCACGCCACTTCTAGCCAATATGGACTCAACGCATATGTGTAA